Proteins encoded within one genomic window of Xiphophorus maculatus strain JP 163 A chromosome 11, X_maculatus-5.0-male, whole genome shotgun sequence:
- the c11h5orf15 gene encoding keratinocyte-associated transmembrane protein 2, translating to MAAHRNSTQSWRNIYVFCLFISLQLWFNVCLSAPANSTSELQTTQGIDPRPSLNVSTVAAAWTKATTDAEKRSTPSPKLAPATAAARKPTSAEAKDVNKMTRQVVPTQSKKGAIVTLPPPADKETTKETTKENAVKVTSPAPTANIKVTQPTGEPDVQGTSTEESVDPQLGTEKQAEISPSKPPEDYDYEKDFEVSPYEGRKEDKGQPVNVLEEVDNFSSEEQDSHFFFHLVILAFLVAVIYITYHNKRKIFLLVQSRRWKEGLCSRNNVEYRRLDQNVNEAMPSLKMTKDYIF from the exons ATGGCGGCGCACAGAAATTCGACGCAAAGCTGGAGAAATATTTAcgtcttttgtttgtttatttccctCCAGCTGTGGTTCAACGTCTGCCTTTCGGCTCCAGCTAACAGTACATCAG AGTTGCAGACTACTCAGGGAATAGACCCACGACCTAGTTTGAACGTCTCGACTGTGGCAGCAGCTTGGACGAAGGCGACTACAGACGCAGAGAAACGGAGTACACCAAGTCCAAAGCTCGCACCAGCAACTGCTGCCGCCCGCAAACCAACGTCTGCCGAGGCCAAAGATGTCAACAAGATGACCCGTCAAGTAGTACCCACCCAGAGCAAGAAAGGCGCTATTGTCACGCTCCCTCCACCTGCAGACAAAGAAACTACGAAAGAAACTACGAAAGAGAACGCAGTGAAGGTGACTTCTCCTGCTCCCACCGCCAACATCAAGGTGACCCAGCCAACAGGTGAGCCCGACGTCCAGGGCACCTCCACAGAGGAAAGCGTCGATCCACAGCTGGGTACGGAGAAGCAAGCAGAAATTTCACCCTCCAAACCTCCTGAAGATTACGATTATGAAAAAGACTTTGAAGTTTCTCCCTATGAGGGGAGAAAGGAAGATAAAGGGCAGCCGGTTAATGTGCTGGAGGAAGTCGACAACTTCAGCTCAGAGGAACAGGATTCCCACTTCTTCTTCCACCTGGTCATCCTGGCCTTCCTGGTGGCCGTCATCTACATCACCTATCACAACAAGAGGAAG aTCTTCCTGCTGGTTCAGAGCCGCCGTTGGAAGGAGGGTTTGTGTTCCCGTAACAACGTGGAATATCGGCGCCTGGACCAGAACGTCAACGAAGCCATGCCGTCCCTCAAGATGACCaaagattatattttttga
- the vdac1 gene encoding voltage-dependent anion-selective channel protein 1 — translation MAVPPTYADLGKSARDVFTKGYGFGLIKLDLKTKSDNGLEFTSTCSGNTETSKVAGSLETKYKWAERGLTFTEKWNTDNTLGTEITVEDQLIKGLKLTFDSSFSPNTGKKGGKLKTAYKCDHVNLGCDVNYDINGTAIHGTAVVGFEGWLAGYQTTFEAGRNKVTQSNFAVGYKTDEFQLHTNVNDGTEFGGSIYQKVNNKLETAVNLAWTAGNSNTRFGIAAKYQIDSDASFSAKVNNSSLIGLGYTQNIKPGVKLSLSALLDGKNINTGGHKLGVGLEFQA, via the exons aTGGCTGTACCTCCCACCTACGCTGACCTTGGAAAATCAGCCAGGGATGTTTTTACAAAAGGATACG gctTTGGCCTCATTAAACTGGATTTGAAGACAAAGTCTGATAATGGACTG GAGTTCACCAGCACATGCTCCGGCAACACGGAGACCAGCAAAGTTGCCGGGTCGTTGGAGACCAAATACAAGTGGGCGGAGCGCGGCCTGACCTTCACGGAGAAGTGGAACACCGACAACACCCTGGGGACCGAGATCACCGTGGAGGACCAG ttaattAAAGGGCTGAAGCTTACGTTTGATTCCTCCTTCTCTCCAAACACTGG CAAGAAAGGCGGGAAGCTTAAGACGGCCTACAAGTGCGACCACGTCAACCTGGGCTGCGACGTCAACTACGACATCAACGGCACGGCCATTCACGGCACCGCAGTGGTGGGGTTCGAGGGCTGGCTCGCTGGATACCAGACGACCTTCGAGGCCGGCCGGAACAAGGTCACTCAGAGCAACTTTGCTGTGGGATACAAGACCGATGAGTTCCAGCTCCATACGAATGT CAACGATGGCACCGAGTTTGGCGGGTCGATCTACCAGAAGGTGAACAACAAGCTGGAGACGGCCGTCAACTTGGCCTGGACTGCAGGAAACAGCAACACCCGCTTTGGCATCGCCGCCAAGTACCAGATCGATTCTGACGCATCTTTCTCC GCGAAGGTGAACAACTCCAGTCTTATTGGACTGGGCTACACTCAGAATATTAAGCCAG GTGTGAAGTTGTCACTTTCTGCCCTCCTGGATGGTAAAAACATCAACACGGGCGGCCACAAGCTCGGTGTGGGTCTGGAGTTCCAGGCGTAG